The proteins below are encoded in one region of Mustelus asterias unplaced genomic scaffold, sMusAst1.hap1.1 HAP1_SCAFFOLD_44, whole genome shotgun sequence:
- the LOC144483048 gene encoding uncharacterized protein LOC144483048, which yields MEKPWKCADCGKRYRVPSELEAHRRSHTGERPFTCSQCGEGFTHLSSLRKHQRVHTGERPFTCSQCEKGFTRSSHLQTHQRVHTGERPFTCSQCGKGFTRSSHLQTHQRVHTGERPFTCSQCGKGFTRTSHLQTHQRVHTGERPFTCSQCGERFTQSSALRRHQRVHTGERPFTCSECGEGFTRTSHLLRHQRVHE from the coding sequence atggagaaaccatggaaatgtgcggactgtgggaagagatacagagttccatcagagctggaagctcatcggcgcagccacactggggagagaccattcacgtgttctcagtgtggggagggattcactcatttatccagcctgcgcaaacaccagcgagttcacactggggagagaccgttcacctgctctcagtgtgagaagggattcactcggtcatcccacctgcagacacaccagcgagttcacactggagagaggccattcacctgctctcaatgtgggaagggattcactcggtcatcccacctgcagacacaccagcgagttcacactggagagaggccattcacctgctctcaatgtgggaagggattcactcggacatcccacctgcagacacaccagcgagttcacactggagagaggccgttcacctgttctcagtgtggggagagattcactcagtcatctgccctgcggagacaccagcgagttcacactggggagaggccattcacctgctctgagtgtggggagggattcactcggacatcccacctgttgagacaccagcgagttcacgagtga